From a single Brassica oleracea var. oleracea cultivar TO1000 chromosome C5, BOL, whole genome shotgun sequence genomic region:
- the LOC106343526 gene encoding uncharacterized protein LOC106343526, translating into MKEIGVLCIGYSRRRRKPATSLSLWLPETKSVGDMSIRRLSETKESGEISLMVALGVFRKAVNGDISLLVALGDEGTRWLSLRRSMERWIDQEARDGVIKRQE; encoded by the exons ATGAAGGAAATCGGCGTCCTTTGTATCGGTTACTCTCGTCGACGAAGGAAGCCGGCGACATCTCTCTCCTTGTGGCTCCCGGAGACGAAGTCAGTCGGCGACATGTCTATCCGGCGGCTCTCTGAGACGAAGGAAAGCGGCGAGATCTCTCTCATGGTGGCTCTCGGAGTGTTTAGGAAAGCGGTGAACGGTGACATCTCTCTCCTGGTGGCTCTCGGAGACGAAGGAACACGGTGGCTGTCTCTGCGCAGGTCAATGGAAAG ATGGATTGATCAAGAGGCTCGAGATGGAGTGATCAAGAGGCAAGAATGA